The proteins below come from a single uncultured Cohaesibacter sp. genomic window:
- a CDS encoding sulfotransferase family 2 domain-containing protein: MLEQILNKFHRNQTKIVFIHLPKTGGEAIATALTSIGEENKNQILLPEEMKLPKHQTLSEFQNSHNPKGKWVALAVVRNPYDRLVSFYYHLKRWQYDPRYNNSLPRPQIAAAFASYYDFKDWCSFVLKPDFPSLEASRKVAPIDHFKPMNDYLIAKDSFKTQLEIIRFENLEADFGEFCNKFDIKAHPLVKVNASRREPQESFMSMYDDATLELVSSHYRVDFDRFGYDIDLPS; this comes from the coding sequence ATGCTAGAACAGATACTTAACAAATTTCATAGGAACCAGACCAAGATCGTGTTCATTCATCTTCCCAAAACAGGCGGGGAGGCAATCGCCACGGCTTTGACAAGCATCGGAGAAGAAAACAAGAACCAGATCCTTCTGCCCGAAGAGATGAAACTACCGAAACATCAAACTCTTTCCGAGTTTCAGAACAGCCACAATCCCAAAGGTAAATGGGTCGCTTTGGCGGTTGTTCGAAACCCTTATGACAGACTTGTCTCCTTCTATTACCATCTCAAGAGATGGCAATACGACCCCAGATACAACAACTCTCTTCCCAGACCCCAGATTGCTGCTGCATTCGCCTCCTATTATGACTTCAAAGATTGGTGCTCATTTGTGCTGAAACCCGACTTCCCTAGCTTGGAAGCCAGCAGAAAAGTGGCTCCAATTGATCATTTCAAACCGATGAACGACTATTTGATCGCAAAGGACAGTTTCAAAACGCAGTTGGAAATTATCCGCTTCGAGAATCTGGAGGCTGACTTCGGGGAATTCTGCAATAAGTTCGACATCAAAGCCCACCCTCTCGTCAAAGTGAATGCCTCAAGACGCGAACCACAAGAGTCGTTCATGTCGATGTATGATGATGCAACGTTAGAGCTTGTAAGCAGCCACTATCGCGTTGATTTCGACAGATTTGGCTACGACATTGACCTGCCCTCTTGA
- a CDS encoding glycosyltransferase yields MALQSIFHCAEKAAELIDGLDYSDVIDDVISVALSSDFKFHKYACVTIASLLTNYKGSKPLCVYLLIDKELAREDAENFAALQDIHPFEFRPIVVDGTKYQNVRITLGITVATYYRLKLHEVLPSSCNKVIYLDSDLIVLHCLSDLYHIDLGRSIVGGVEDSISKIFVDRFTQHPQVEHFNAGVLLINLRKLRDIQFYRHRKRIYRLSKIHDPAW; encoded by the coding sequence ATGGCCCTGCAATCTATTTTTCATTGCGCGGAAAAGGCGGCTGAACTGATAGATGGACTGGATTATTCTGACGTTATAGACGATGTCATCAGTGTGGCGCTGTCGAGTGATTTCAAGTTTCACAAATATGCATGTGTGACAATCGCTTCGTTGTTGACCAACTATAAGGGCTCGAAGCCTTTATGCGTATATCTGCTGATCGACAAGGAGCTGGCTAGGGAAGACGCGGAAAATTTCGCTGCATTGCAAGACATACATCCATTTGAATTCAGACCAATTGTCGTCGACGGCACGAAATATCAGAATGTGAGAATTACGCTGGGGATTACTGTTGCCACATACTATCGATTGAAATTGCACGAAGTTTTACCCAGCAGCTGTAACAAGGTCATCTATCTTGATAGTGATCTCATTGTATTGCATTGCCTTAGCGACTTGTATCATATCGATCTCGGACGCAGCATAGTGGGGGGCGTTGAGGATTCTATCAGCAAGATATTCGTTGATCGGTTTACGCAACATCCGCAAGTCGAGCATTTCAATGCGGGTGTTCTTCTTATCAACTTGAGAAAACTTCGCGACATACAATTTTACCGACATCGCAAACGAATATATCGATTATCAAAAATACACGATCCTGCTTGGTGA
- a CDS encoding hybrid-cluster NAD(P)-dependent oxidoreductase, producing MILKANSALRDSWTDDELLECVSLLPETKDVVTICFQAPSGRPFGFDAGQFITLELPVPGGPLYRTYTISSSPSRPLSLTITIKAQPDSIGSRWLMDHLKPGMMLKAIGPTGVFTTTEHPASKYLFISAGSGITPMMSMTAEIYDIGRSCDVVLVNCARRPSEIIFRERLEHIASRVEGIDIKWVVEERDPFKPWTGFQGRFNQLMLGLVAPDYLEREVFCCGPEPFMQAVREALSVLGFDMDHYHQESFHPPEGIGESTPYDAAEDDSLPQEDELAEILFDLSGVKQSCPETETVLSAARGAGVAIPSGCTFGVCGTCKIRKLSGEVQMVHSGGITDDEIEEGYILACCSYPRGKVELDI from the coding sequence ATGATTTTGAAGGCCAATTCTGCCCTCCGCGACAGCTGGACCGATGACGAGCTGCTCGAGTGTGTCTCCCTGCTGCCCGAAACGAAGGATGTGGTCACGATCTGCTTTCAGGCACCGTCCGGGCGGCCTTTTGGATTTGATGCAGGCCAGTTCATCACGCTCGAGTTGCCGGTGCCCGGCGGACCTCTCTACCGCACCTACACCATCTCCTCGTCACCTTCGCGGCCTTTGTCGCTGACGATCACCATCAAGGCTCAACCGGACTCGATCGGCAGCCGTTGGTTGATGGATCATCTCAAACCGGGCATGATGCTCAAGGCCATTGGACCGACAGGGGTGTTTACCACCACCGAGCATCCGGCGAGCAAATATCTTTTCATCTCGGCCGGATCGGGGATAACGCCGATGATGTCGATGACCGCCGAGATCTATGATATCGGGCGCTCGTGCGACGTCGTGCTGGTCAATTGTGCCCGTCGTCCATCCGAGATCATTTTCCGTGAGCGTCTGGAGCATATCGCCTCTCGCGTCGAGGGGATCGACATCAAGTGGGTTGTGGAAGAGCGGGACCCGTTCAAGCCATGGACGGGGTTTCAGGGTCGCTTCAACCAGCTGATGCTGGGGCTTGTCGCGCCGGACTATCTGGAGCGCGAGGTCTTCTGTTGTGGGCCGGAGCCTTTCATGCAGGCGGTGCGAGAAGCGCTGTCGGTGCTTGGGTTCGACATGGACCATTATCATCAGGAGAGTTTTCATCCTCCTGAAGGCATCGGCGAAAGCACGCCTTATGACGCGGCAGAGGACGATAGTCTGCCGCAAGAGGATGAGCTGGCGGAGATTCTGTTCGATCTGTCGGGTGTCAAGCAGAGCTGTCCTGAGACCGAGACCGTGCTGAGTGCTGCGCGCGGGGCAGGGGTCGCCATTCCATCCGGCTGCACCTTCGGGGTTTGCGGCACCTGCAAGATCCGCAAGCTGTCCGGCGAGGTGCAGATGGTGCATAGCGGCGGCATCACCGACGACGAGATCGAGGAAGGCTATATCCTTGCCTGCTGTTCCTACCCGCGTGGCAAGGTCGAACTGGATATCTGA